A section of the Phaseolus vulgaris cultivar G19833 chromosome 8, P. vulgaris v2.0, whole genome shotgun sequence genome encodes:
- the LOC137824030 gene encoding germin-like protein subfamily 1 member 7 — MKAAYLLVALLAFTSSVVSAYDPSPLQDFCVAAKERDGVFVNGKFCKDPGVVKAEDFFLHVEPGNTDNPLSAEVTAVAVDQLAGLNTLGISLARIDFAPKGLNAPHTHPRASEILIVLEGTLYVGFVTSNQNQNRLFTKVLNKGDVFVFPIGLIHFQLNVGYGNAVAIAGLSSQNPGTITIGKALFKANPPISVEVLARALQLDNKLIEDLQNNSWYGLH, encoded by the exons ATGAAAGCTGCGTACTTGCTTGTTGCTCTCTTGGCTTTCACATCCTCAGTTGTCTCTGCCTACGATCCTAGTCCTCTGCAAGACTTTTGTGTGGCAGCCAAGGAACGCGATGGTG TATTTGTGAATGGAAAATTTTGCAAAGATCCTGGGGTTGTGAAAGCTGAAGATTTTTTCTTACATGTGGAACCTGGGAACACCGACAACCCGTTGAGTGCTGAGGTGACTGCTGTGGCTGTTGATCAACTAGCTGGACTAAACACGCTGGGCATATCTTTGGCTCGCATAGATTTTGCACCAAAGGGTTTAAACGCTCCCCACACTCACCCTCGGGCTTCAGAGATCCTTATAGTTCTGGAGGGGACTCTTTATGTTGGATTTGTGACCtccaatcaaaatcaaaatcggCTTTTCACCAAAGTTCTGAACAAGGGTGATGTCTTTGTCTTCCCAATTGGTCTCATTCACTTCCAACTCAACGTCGGATATGGCAATGCTGTTGCTATTGCTGGTCTTAGCAGTCAAAATCCTGGAACTATCACAATTGGAAAAGCTTTGTTTAAAGCTAATCCACCTATTTCTGTTGAGGTTCTCGCCAGAGCTCTTCAACTGGATAACAAACTAATTGAAGATCTTCAGAACAACTCATGGTACGGCCTGCACTAG
- the LOC137825167 gene encoding uncharacterized mitochondrial protein AtMg00810-like: MSMMGELSFFLGIQVKQSKEGIFICQSMYCKEILKKFEMEAFKGAATPMSTNCYLEADEVGQEVNQTMYRGLIGSLLYLTASRPNIIFVVCLCARFQSCPKESHLKDAKRILKYLKGTILMGLWYPSLSPIHLLGHSDSDFAGCKLDRKSTSGTCHLLGSSLISWHSKKQACVALSTIEAEYIAVGSYYA, translated from the coding sequence ATGTCAATGATGGGAGAACTCTCATTCTTTCTCGGCATACAAGTTAAGCAGTCCAAAGAAGGAATATTCATATGCCAATCAATGTATTGCAAAGAAATCCTtaagaagtttgagatggaagCTTTCAAAGGAGCAGCAACTCCAATGTCAACTAACTGCTACTTAGAAGCTGATGAAGTTGGACAAGAGGTTAATCAAACCATGTACAGGGGTTTAATAGGTTCACTTCTTTATCTAACTGCAAGCAGACCAAACATCATATTTGTTGTGTGTCTATGTGCTAGATTTCAGTCTTGCCCCAAGGAATCACATCTCAAGGATGCAAAGAGGATCCTAAAATATCTTAAAGGCACAATATTAATGGGCTTATGGTATCCCTCTCTTTCTCCTATACATTTACTAGGTCATTCCGATTcggattttgcaggttgcaaattAGATAGGAAGAGTACAAGTGGAACATGCCACTTGCTTGGTTCAAGCCTCATTTCATGGCATAGTAAGAAACAAGCGTGTGTAGCCTTATCCACTATTGAAGCTGAATATATAGCAGTTGGTAGCTATTATGCGTAG